aaaacaatttcaaccaaattttatttttatgcagTTTATTTTATGGTTGCATATTTGGATATTTACCCTTCGAACCCGGTTTGGCTCCAAATCGCGTCGCGAACGCGGGTCATGTCCCGGCCCTTAAGGGTCCGGCCCACGCCTTCGAAAACCGAGAACGCATTCATCTTCCTGCTCCGGGCCAAGTACTCATGGGGCGGCTCCACAGCCGAGTCGACAACCGGATCATAATCCTCGTCCGAGTTCACGCTCGACTCAACCGAGTTGACTCGGAGGATCTTGCTCCAATCAGGAACGTCTACTGGAGCTGACGAGGCCACGTTTCTGTCCTGTAGTGGGCCCCCTCCTCCTCTTCCTCGACGCGTGGCATCTCCGTACTGGTGCAGGATCCTGCGTGTAGATGATGGCGGCGCTTTGTCCTCTTCGAATGCCAAGGACAAGCCCCCCACGTGGTGGTGCCTCTCCTCTTCACGTGACGTGACAC
This Spinacia oleracea cultivar Varoflay chromosome 6, BTI_SOV_V1, whole genome shotgun sequence DNA region includes the following protein-coding sequences:
- the LOC130463786 gene encoding protein S40-5-like: MAKGRRLSSSRSDRLLGTGTTYNYYDHGHNHDHDYLGNDNVSEVTEFVEEDVWSMVDDTSENNHHQYHHHFDHIREWVPRATVESGRRGRGVSVTSREEERHHHVGGLSLAFEEDKAPPSSTRRILHQYGDATRRGRGGGGPLQDRNVASSAPVDVPDWSKILRVNSVESSVNSDEDYDPVVDSAVEPPHEYLARSRKMNAFSVFEGVGRTLKGRDMTRVRDAIWSQTGFEG